Within Malus domestica chromosome 04, GDT2T_hap1, the genomic segment attaaccaacgaCCCTTTTAAATCAGCGTTGGATCAAGAACAGTAGCCCAATGGCTATCGACATGATTGGACAACCAGGGGACACGCCCACGTGGGTGGGGTCCAGCTGGGCTGGCGTCTAGCACGTTGGGCGAGTTCGATTGGCATCTGGGCTTCACAACCCGTGGTGCACTCGCGCAGGCTAGGGTCCACTCTAATTTCTGGCCTAAAAACGGACCGGTATTTGGCCCTAGGTTGAGTTTTCGGTTTAAGGTTTGTTTTAGgacttgggttgggttgggttgggttgggttgggttggggggAGGAGAAATATAAGTTCTAGCCCAAAGATGGAGTGGGTCTTAGTGACAAGTGATTCGTgaggaagaaaataataattaaaacatGGCGATTGAAACGTTTCTAACGTTTGTCAAGAAAGCCCTACTCTCAGTCTCTCACCGTCACTGACTCGCTCGCCGAACTCACCACCGCCATGTTTCTcaactcctcctcctcctcctcctcctcttcctaaTGCTCTCTCGAATCGCCAAAACCTTATTTCCCAAACTGCCCCTTCACTCTACACCCCGGCTTGCCCGACCCATGAGCTCCCAGCCGACTCAGCGCGCCTTCCAGCTTCGAGTCAACCCGCTCACCGGAAACTCCGAGTGGATCGTCATTGAGGAAGACGAACCAGAGGAACAAACTTTCAACAATCCCCAAAATGGCCTTCTGGCCACAACGTCGTATCTGGACATGCTCAACGACTCCCCTCGAAACAGAGCATTCCGTACAGCCATTGACAAGACCATCACCGCTCCCTGCCATGTTCTCGATATCGGGTTAACATCACAATTACcaattaaatttgatttaatcaATTAAGTTTACATTTTGATTgatttaattaatcaaattttgaattttgtgcattttgattgatttggttgttcaaattttgaatttttgcgAAGTGCTGGAACTGGGTTGCTCTCGATGATGGCAGCGCGGGCAATGGGCCCAACGACATGTCGTATGGTGACTGCCTGCGAGTCTTACCTTCCAATGGTGAAGCTAATGAGGAAAGTGGTGCGCCTAAACGACATGGAAAACCAAATAAAGGTCATCAACAAACGCTCCGATGAGCTCGAAGTCGGAGTTGACATCGCTTCTCGTGCTGACGTCCTGGTAAGTTTGCAAAAGGAACAAAACTTTGTGATTGTGCGAAAAATGGTGTGGTTTGATTTCCAGAACAGAGTGTATGCACCATTGTGACTGTGTTTTTAATGGGTAGGTTAGTGAGATTCTGGATTCTGAGTTGTTGGGAGAAGGGCTCATTCCAAGTTTACAGCATGCTCATGACATATTGTTGGTGAAAAATCCCAAAACCGTGCCGTATAAGGCGACCACCTACGGCCAGGTATGTGAAGATACAAAGATTTTACAATGATGGATGGGATGGGATTACCATATGTTTCTTATGTACCAAATGTTTTGAATAACCCATTTTTGGAAACCTCCCTCAGCTTGTTGAGAGCACATTTTTGTGGAAGCTTCATGATTTACATGGCAATGAGGCGAAAGCATCTGATGGGATTCGTCTAGTTCCAACTGGGTTGGGTGATATTCTAGGTGTTAAGCCGCAACAGTATGCCTTTCACTGCAATGCGATAGAGAATGAAGTGAAACTGGTAATGACATTGTATTACTCTTGGACAGACTTATAGGGAAAACACTTATGGTTTAATTCGTATTAAATTTTGGATTCATCCAGCTGTCCGAACCCTTcaaaatttttgaatttgatttttgGAAACGGCCCGACAGTTGTGGGGAGACTGAGCTATTTGTGAAGGCAACTAAAGATGGTCGAGTTCATGCTGTAATTTCATGGTAATTGGACTGAGTGGTTTGTTAATGCATTTTTGTTCCTCTTGAAGAGGcggtcatgaaaattttggtatCTGTTTGTGTGTGTTATTTCAGGTGGATACTTCAGCTTGATCATGAAGGGACAATCTTTTATTCCACTGCCCCTAGGTGGATAAGTTTGCCAGCCAACACAAGTAAGTTATAGACAATTCCTTTGTGAGCAAGAACCAATGCCATATTAGTGCTATAATTAGTGCCTTTAGTGTTCTTTAAAGTAAGTTATGCAGTTTTCTTGGTATGTTCACCCTACAAGTCTTATCATATGATATTATGATAGCATAGTATGATTGTTTTGCCTTTCTCAGTGACGAATTATCCACCAACCCACATTAGGTCATATAGGACAAACTTACTCTTCTATTCAGAATTTGACTGCAAACGAAATGATAGctatttgttttctttcataGTCACGCGATGAAGAAAgtggttttgttgttttttgcCAGGTCATGGGGATTGGTGTGACCACTGGAAACAGTGTGTTTGGTTTGTTCCTGGTGAAGGTATGTCCATAACAAAGGATGAAGAGGTTTGTTTACATGCTGCTCATACAGAAACTAGCATCTCTTATAATCTCAAGAACCAAGTGCCAAGAAATGAGACTCTACAGTATGGCCTCAAGAATGGGGAATTCAAACTCACACTACCCCCAGAAAGAACTGCAATTTACGGAGACAGTGAATGGAGGCATTCCATGTTTAGTGCCATAACTAAACCTGTAAGATTCAAACACTATCTCTTTATATCTCTCTGTCTGTCTGCCACCGTGTACCTCCCACCCCAGAAGAAAGAAGAtaagtaataataataaataagaaaaaccCTTCACATTCTTGACATGGATGGTATTCTTCACAGTTACAGGGAAGAGTTGATCCGTTATGCATTGTTGCAGATGACAGCATCTTCTTAACACTCATCGTTGCACATATTTCTAAAACAGCACATGTGATGTCATTTTTTCCGGGGTTGCAAGGCAAGGGTATTGGATATTTGCAAGCTGTTGCTAGTTCAAATGGTTTTTCAATGGATCGTGTAGAATTTATTAATAAGAGGAAAACAAAGTTGACCATGCATGACACACACCAGAAAAAGGTACTTTCTTCCCAGTGAGTTTGTATACTAGTATGACAGGGTACAGTGATGATATGTTGATCGAATGAAaaacaaacaataataataattcttTTTCATCCTCATCCTTCTAGTGGTACTATGACATTTTTTATTTCTGTTGACAATTTAGAAACTGAATTGGCAGTTTGGGGCTTTTGTCCTATTTGTAGGTTGATCTGTTGATTGGAGAACCTTTCTACTATGGAACGGATGGCATGCTTCCATGGCAAAACCTACGGTTTTGGTATACTATTCTTTTCTGTTCCTGCAGTAATTCAAATTATGTGCTTTATGAGATTTTTATGCTTTTTACGGAAATACTATATGTAGACTCAAGTAGGAGTTGGTTTTAGACTCTTCTGTCTATGATAGCAATAACTATGTATATGCATACATACTATATTCATTAGATAATTGTCTACAGAACCGTTGTCTTTTTTATCATAGGTTATATGCGGTGGCCATGGTTATGCTACGTTGATTGATTTTAGATATATAGAAGTTGGTAAACCAATATATATAATTCTTGTTATGATTGGGTTTGAAGGAATGTTCGGACAATGCTTGACTCTGTCCTATCTGAAGATGCATTGGTACTGCCATGTAAAGCGATATTAAAGACTTGTGCCTTGTCTATCCCTGTAAGTTTTATTCTTAACCACTACTCACCCTTTTCCCAATTGAAAAGGCCTATATCTTATTTGTTTTGACCATATATGTGGCTGTTCACTATGATTATAAGTTATGGTATGCCGCCTTCTGGACAGGATCTTTGGAATAGTCGTCGCTGCTTGAGTAAGATTGAAGGTTTTGACCATTCAGTTGTAAATTCCACCTTAGGAGCATGTGGTGAATTACCTGCAGGGCAAGAGTCTCCTTGTCTGCCTTATTTCATCTGGCAGTGTGGAAATGTTAGGGTAATCAATCAGAATAGTATATTTTCTGTGGAGGAGTTTTATTTTGTGAAAGTAAGATTTAAGTTCCTTTTTTGACTTATGTTGTGGTAACtgtttaaaaaatatttcagaAACTCAGTGAAGAATTTACGCTCATGGAGTTTGATTGTTCAAAACCAATAACGCCATCTT encodes:
- the LOC103433012 gene encoding protein arginine N-methyltransferase 1.6 codes for the protein MLSRIAKTLFPKLPLHSTPRLARPMSSQPTQRAFQLRVNPLTGNSEWIVIEEDEPEEQTFNNPQNGLLATTSYLDMLNDSPRNRAFRTAIDKTITAPCHVLDIGAGTGLLSMMAARAMGPTTCRMVTACESYLPMVKLMRKVVRLNDMENQIKVINKRSDELEVGVDIASRADVLVSEILDSELLGEGLIPSLQHAHDILLVKNPKTVPYKATTYGQLVESTFLWKLHDLHGNEAKASDGIRLVPTGLGDILGVKPQQYAFHCNAIENEVKLLSEPFKIFEFDFWKRPDSCGETELFVKATKDGRVHAVISWWILQLDHEGTIFYSTAPRWISLPANTSHGDWCDHWKQCVWFVPGEGMSITKDEEVCLHAAHTETSISYNLKNQVPRNETLQYGLKNGEFKLTLPPERTAIYGDSEWRHSMFSAITKPLQGRVDPLCIVADDSIFLTLIVAHISKTAHVMSFFPGLQGKGIGYLQAVASSNGFSMDRVEFINKRKTKLTMHDTHQKKVDLLIGEPFYYGTDGMLPWQNLRFWNVRTMLDSVLSEDALVLPCKAILKTCALSIPDLWNSRRCLSKIEGFDHSVVNSTLGACGELPAGQESPCLPYFIWQCGNVRKLSEEFTLMEFDCSKPITPSYGETQVEFTEPGICHGFALWIDWVMDSENSLVFSTGPEKRYWKQGVKLLAKPVAVRNNESSMGESRSAIIQASFDPSNGDLNIRHDFL